A window of Chloracidobacterium sp. N contains these coding sequences:
- the hslO gene encoding Hsp33 family molecular chaperone HslO yields MKLSPSPTPDRLLQAVAAGDSVRVVAATTTHLVQEACRRHKSWKTATVALGRTLTGAALLASSLKTSERVTIHIEGRGPVGTITAEANAQGEVRGYVQHPQTDVPLRPDGKLNIGAAVGKGVLHVIREGGFEIGLMEAYRGSVPLVSGEIAEDLTYYLSNSEQIPSAMSLGVYMEAGDGVVGAAGGFLVQVLPDADEATVAHLERAVAMAPPITQMVKAGATPEDLIRQALGELDWRPLLERPLKFACTCSLERTERLLVALGVEEMQSLLAEQGQAELTCHYCNAVYRLSADDLQRLIALETAG; encoded by the coding sequence ATGAAGCTTTCACCTTCTCCGACGCCCGATCGCCTGCTGCAAGCTGTGGCGGCCGGGGATAGCGTGCGTGTCGTGGCGGCCACGACCACCCACCTCGTACAGGAAGCCTGCCGGCGGCACAAGTCGTGGAAAACGGCCACGGTGGCGCTGGGGCGGACACTGACCGGGGCGGCGCTGCTGGCCAGTTCGCTCAAGACCAGCGAACGGGTCACGATCCACATCGAAGGGCGCGGGCCCGTGGGCACGATTACGGCGGAAGCCAATGCGCAGGGGGAGGTGCGCGGCTACGTGCAGCATCCCCAGACCGATGTCCCGCTGCGTCCCGATGGCAAGCTGAACATTGGCGCGGCCGTGGGCAAGGGTGTGCTCCACGTCATCCGGGAAGGCGGCTTCGAGATTGGACTGATGGAAGCCTACCGTGGTTCGGTTCCCCTGGTGTCGGGCGAGATTGCCGAAGATTTGACCTACTACCTGTCCAACTCGGAGCAGATTCCGTCGGCAATGAGTCTGGGGGTGTACATGGAAGCCGGGGACGGGGTGGTAGGCGCGGCCGGTGGCTTTCTGGTGCAGGTGCTGCCGGATGCTGACGAGGCTACGGTGGCCCACCTGGAACGCGCGGTGGCAATGGCGCCGCCGATTACCCAAATGGTCAAGGCCGGTGCGACACCGGAAGACCTCATCCGCCAGGCGCTCGGAGAGCTGGACTGGCGGCCGCTGCTGGAACGGCCGCTGAAGTTTGCCTGTACCTGTTCGCTGGAGCGGACGGAACGCCTGCTCGTGGCGCTTGGAGTCGAAGAAATGCAGTCCCTGCTGGCCGAACAGGGACAGGCCGAACTCACCTGCCACTACTGCAATGCCGTGTATCGGCTCTCGGCCGATGATTTGCAGCGGCTCATCGCGCTCGAAACGGCCGGATAG
- the rpoN gene encoding RNA polymerase factor sigma-54, with product MNLRPQLAPRTEQRLGLVLTPQMRQRIEMLSMTLTDLAELAMQEVVENPILEEADPHEPVEDITPVDELAAEVEGEIGGLPGDAGDDAPALTGAETETAAPALDGEAVSPADEEPTEAPDPFAEVDFGAMFEHYLDPGYRTLGEYEEREEQNLENRLRHHLTLQEHLQAQIALLPLDEATRAAAEAIAASLDERGFLADSCEEIATIGGWPLEVVETARQVVQRLDPVGCASRDVRECFVVQLEQQGHGDRLAVQLVRDHLDRLVPFRWPELAKTLGVGCEVIAGEVALIRQLDPFPGRRFARIGDGLLQGAQLVQPELFIEKLGNDYIIRFNDDGLPQLRINAKYRRILENPNASREEREFIRDRLRAAIDLIRNIDYRRRTIYRICEAIVECQRDFLDHGPAHIKPMMLKDIAERVGIHLSTVSRVVNGKYVQTPLGIIELRRFFTEGLTNDNGEVVSTDIIRMKIKKLIAEEDPREPLTDDQIARLLAREGQRLSRRTVAKYREQMHIPGSRERRLVTG from the coding sequence ATGAACCTGCGTCCGCAACTTGCGCCCCGCACGGAACAGCGTCTTGGGTTGGTGCTGACGCCCCAGATGCGGCAACGCATCGAGATGCTCAGCATGACGCTGACCGACCTCGCCGAACTCGCCATGCAGGAAGTCGTGGAAAACCCGATTCTGGAAGAGGCGGACCCCCACGAGCCGGTGGAGGACATCACGCCGGTGGATGAGCTGGCGGCGGAAGTTGAAGGGGAGATAGGTGGGCTTCCGGGAGACGCCGGAGACGATGCGCCAGCACTGACCGGGGCCGAAACAGAGACGGCCGCCCCGGCGCTGGATGGGGAAGCCGTCTCACCGGCGGACGAAGAACCGACCGAAGCGCCTGATCCCTTTGCGGAAGTGGATTTCGGCGCAATGTTTGAGCATTACCTTGATCCCGGCTACCGTACGCTGGGCGAGTATGAAGAACGCGAAGAGCAGAACCTTGAAAACCGGCTGAGGCATCACCTGACCCTGCAGGAACACCTGCAGGCCCAGATTGCCTTGTTACCCTTGGATGAGGCCACGCGAGCCGCAGCCGAAGCCATTGCCGCCAGTCTGGACGAGCGCGGTTTTCTGGCCGATTCCTGCGAGGAAATTGCAACGATTGGCGGCTGGCCGCTCGAAGTGGTGGAAACAGCGCGCCAGGTGGTACAGCGGCTTGACCCGGTTGGCTGCGCTTCCCGTGATGTGCGTGAGTGCTTCGTCGTCCAGCTCGAACAGCAAGGCCATGGCGACCGGTTGGCCGTACAGTTGGTGCGCGATCACCTCGACCGGCTCGTGCCGTTTCGCTGGCCGGAACTCGCCAAAACGCTGGGCGTCGGCTGTGAGGTCATTGCCGGGGAAGTCGCGCTCATTCGCCAGCTCGATCCCTTTCCCGGCCGGCGGTTTGCCCGCATTGGCGACGGACTGCTCCAGGGGGCGCAACTGGTTCAGCCGGAACTGTTCATCGAGAAACTGGGAAATGACTACATCATCCGCTTCAATGACGACGGGCTGCCGCAACTGCGTATCAACGCCAAATACCGCCGCATTCTGGAAAACCCCAACGCTTCGCGTGAAGAACGTGAATTTATCCGCGACCGTTTGCGGGCGGCCATTGATCTGATCCGCAACATTGACTACCGCCGCCGGACGATCTACCGGATTTGCGAGGCCATCGTCGAGTGTCAGCGGGACTTTCTCGATCACGGCCCAGCCCACATCAAGCCGATGATGCTCAAGGATATTGCCGAGCGGGTTGGAATCCATCTGTCAACGGTCAGCCGGGTGGTCAACGGCAAGTATGTGCAGACGCCGCTGGGCATCATCGAGCTGCGGCGCTTTTTCACCGAAGGGTTGACCAACGACAACGGCGAAGTGGTCTCGACCGACATCATCAGGATGAAAATCAAAAAGCTCATTGCCGAGGAAGACCCGCGTGAGCCGCTCACCGATGATCAGATTGCCCGCCTGCTGGCCCGGGAAGGGCAGCGTCTTTCGCGGCGAACAGTGGCGAAATATCGGGAACAGATGCATATTCCTGGCTCGCGTGAACGCCGCCTGGTCACTGGCTAG
- the lptB gene encoding LPS export ABC transporter ATP-binding protein: MLKKKIARLQVVDATPAPVMQPEKTETLAAQRLRKSYRGREVVSDVTLHIGRGEVVGLLGPNGAGKTTTFAMIVGLETPDAGIIALDGEDITALPMYRRARRGISYLPQEASIFRKLTVENNILAILETLNLSAMERQTRLEALLDELDIKHVRRTMGYAVSGGERRRTEIARCLAIEPKFILLDEPFAGIDPKAVIEIQGIVARLREKGIGVLITDHNVRETLAITDRAYIISEGRIFRSGRPEELTSDQEVRQVYLGENFRL; encoded by the coding sequence ATGCTCAAGAAAAAAATTGCCCGTTTACAGGTCGTTGACGCCACACCCGCACCCGTCATGCAGCCGGAGAAGACGGAGACGCTGGCCGCCCAGCGGCTGCGGAAATCCTATCGTGGGCGCGAAGTCGTTTCAGATGTCACCCTGCACATCGGGCGCGGGGAAGTCGTTGGGCTTTTGGGGCCCAACGGGGCCGGCAAGACGACGACCTTTGCCATGATCGTCGGACTGGAAACACCGGATGCCGGCATCATTGCCCTCGATGGCGAGGACATCACGGCGCTGCCGATGTACCGGCGCGCCCGCCGGGGGATCAGCTATCTGCCGCAGGAAGCTTCGATTTTTCGGAAACTGACCGTCGAAAACAACATTCTCGCCATTCTCGAAACGCTCAATCTGTCGGCCATGGAGCGCCAGACGCGCCTGGAAGCCCTGCTCGATGAACTCGACATCAAGCACGTCCGCCGCACGATGGGCTATGCCGTTTCGGGCGGCGAGCGCCGCCGGACGGAAATTGCCCGTTGTCTGGCCATCGAACCCAAGTTCATCCTGCTGGATGAACCCTTTGCCGGGATTGACCCCAAGGCCGTGATTGAAATCCAGGGCATCGTGGCCCGCTTGCGGGAAAAGGGGATCGGTGTTCTGATCACCGACCACAACGTACGGGAAACACTGGCCATCACTGATCGTGCCTACATCATCAGTGAGGGGCGCATCTTTCGGTCAGGCCGGCCGGAAGAGCTGACTTCCGACCAGGAAGTGCGGCAGGTCTATCTCGGAGAGAACTTTCGTCTTTAG
- a CDS encoding ATP-dependent helicase — protein MNALLDGLNPEQRAAVTTTDGPLLVIAGAGSGKTRVIVHRMAYLLDQGLARPEQILAVTFTNKAALEMKTRVHQLLPPSRRYGELLVATFHSFCVRVLRRHLDRFGGSYTRDFTIYDTDDQGRLIKACLKELQIDEKQFPPRMIQYAISRAKNQGETPETMAPASDPKRDAIIKTFRLYETRLAAANALDFDDLLLLTVRLLRRFPDVADAYQDRFRYILIDEYQDTNPPQFNLVRLLTQRHQNLCVVGDPDQSIYRFRAADIRNILEFERHYPRAKTIVLAQNYRSTKVILQAANAVIRHNRARREKQLTTQNAIGEPIRGLIAPTAEAEADLVVEALLQWQRQRSHLPEAETRAAILYRTNAQSRLFEEACRRRGVPYVLVGGFSFYQRAEIKDALAYLRLLLNPHDDAAFERIINVPARGIGKATLEIITARAARDGLSRWTAMEQVLAEGALNPRAATALAGFAGLIRDLQARLEGAPLAALVSAVVNRSGYLEMLAQEGTLEAESRRQNLEELVTAATEADERGASLREFLDQAALVSDTDDLVDNARVTLMTIHSAKGLEFPLVFVVGLEEGLFPHARVVDDAEELEEERRLFYVAITRARHQLYLTQAQRRRVYGEERITDPSRFLEEVPEQIVQFDGALPSSGGITRSPLSYGASYGAPAGPSAAKPSVEPARSQPATGTAEGFRLGDRVEHATYGAGQVVRVADGKLDIAFPGKGIKRFVAAAAPLTRLPRR, from the coding sequence ATGAATGCTTTGCTTGATGGACTCAACCCCGAACAACGCGCCGCCGTCACCACGACGGACGGCCCCCTGCTCGTCATTGCCGGCGCCGGTTCCGGGAAAACCCGGGTCATCGTTCACCGCATGGCCTACCTGCTCGATCAGGGGCTGGCGCGGCCCGAACAAATCCTGGCCGTGACCTTCACCAACAAAGCCGCGCTCGAAATGAAAACGCGCGTCCACCAGCTTCTGCCGCCTTCCCGCCGCTATGGAGAACTGCTTGTCGCGACGTTTCACAGCTTCTGTGTCCGCGTCCTGCGCCGCCATCTCGACCGCTTTGGCGGGAGCTACACCCGTGACTTCACCATTTACGACACCGACGACCAGGGGCGGCTCATCAAAGCCTGTCTGAAGGAACTCCAGATTGACGAAAAGCAGTTTCCGCCCCGGATGATTCAGTACGCCATCAGCCGCGCCAAGAATCAGGGGGAGACGCCGGAAACCATGGCCCCGGCCTCCGATCCGAAGCGGGATGCCATCATCAAAACCTTCCGGCTGTATGAAACGCGCCTGGCGGCGGCCAATGCGCTCGATTTTGACGACCTGTTGCTGCTGACGGTACGACTTCTGCGGCGGTTTCCAGACGTGGCGGATGCCTACCAGGACCGTTTTCGCTACATCCTCATTGACGAGTACCAGGACACGAATCCCCCGCAGTTCAACCTGGTGCGGCTGCTAACGCAACGCCATCAGAACCTGTGCGTCGTGGGCGATCCCGACCAGTCCATTTACCGGTTTCGGGCAGCGGACATCCGTAACATTCTGGAGTTCGAGCGGCACTACCCACGGGCCAAAACCATTGTTCTGGCGCAGAACTACCGTTCGACGAAAGTCATTCTCCAGGCGGCCAATGCCGTCATCCGGCACAACCGCGCCCGCCGGGAAAAACAGCTTACGACGCAAAATGCCATTGGGGAGCCGATTCGGGGGCTCATCGCCCCGACGGCCGAGGCCGAAGCCGACCTCGTTGTGGAAGCCTTGCTGCAGTGGCAGCGCCAGCGGTCGCACCTGCCGGAAGCCGAAACCCGTGCGGCCATCCTGTACCGGACGAATGCCCAGTCCCGGTTGTTTGAGGAAGCTTGCCGGCGGCGTGGCGTGCCCTACGTTCTGGTGGGCGGGTTTTCCTTTTACCAGCGGGCCGAAATCAAGGATGCCCTGGCCTACCTCCGGCTGCTGCTCAATCCGCATGACGACGCCGCTTTCGAGCGCATCATCAATGTGCCGGCGCGGGGCATCGGCAAGGCCACCCTGGAAATCATCACCGCCCGGGCCGCACGCGACGGGCTTTCACGCTGGACCGCCATGGAGCAGGTGCTGGCGGAAGGCGCACTGAATCCACGTGCGGCAACGGCGCTGGCCGGTTTTGCCGGTCTGATTCGTGACCTACAAGCCCGGTTGGAGGGGGCTCCGCTGGCGGCTCTGGTGTCGGCCGTCGTCAACCGCTCCGGCTACCTGGAGATGCTGGCCCAGGAAGGCACACTTGAAGCCGAAAGTCGTCGGCAGAACCTGGAAGAACTCGTCACGGCGGCAACCGAAGCCGACGAACGGGGGGCTTCGCTGCGGGAGTTCCTGGACCAGGCCGCGCTGGTGTCCGACACCGATGACCTCGTGGACAACGCCCGCGTCACGCTCATGACGATTCACAGCGCCAAGGGGCTTGAGTTCCCGTTGGTCTTTGTCGTCGGTCTCGAAGAAGGGCTGTTTCCGCATGCGCGCGTCGTGGACGACGCGGAGGAACTCGAAGAGGAACGGCGGCTCTTTTACGTCGCCATCACCCGCGCCAGGCATCAGCTCTATCTGACGCAGGCGCAGCGCCGCCGGGTGTATGGCGAAGAACGGATCACCGATCCCTCCCGCTTTCTGGAAGAGGTCCCGGAACAGATCGTGCAGTTCGACGGTGCACTGCCTTCATCCGGCGGCATCACGCGGTCGCCCCTGTCGTATGGCGCGTCGTATGGTGCACCGGCCGGACCATCGGCTGCCAAACCGTCCGTGGAGCCGGCGCGGAGTCAGCCGGCGACCGGCACGGCGGAGGGTTTCCGGCTGGGCGACCGGGTGGAACACGCAACCTACGGCGCAGGGCAGGTCGTCCGGGTGGCCGACGGCAAGCTCGACATCGCTTTTCCGGGCAAGGGCATCAAGCGGTTTGTGGCGGCCGCCGCCCCCCTGACCCGGCTGCCCCGGCGCTGA
- a CDS encoding NfeD family protein, whose translation MKTFFSVCRRWASGWWRGWQNKRTGFSAVGPGVAGQTVTALAPQGFVCLAGELWAARSPFPVGRGEAVKVVGSEGVWLVVRPLTVKDGSPAGRQEGIANAALAEQRHFPGDAPAPV comes from the coding sequence ATGAAGACATTTTTCTCCGTCTGTAGGCGCTGGGCATCCGGCTGGTGGCGGGGCTGGCAAAACAAGCGCACCGGATTTTCGGCGGTCGGCCCGGGCGTTGCCGGGCAGACTGTAACCGCCCTGGCCCCACAGGGCTTCGTCTGCCTGGCCGGAGAGTTGTGGGCCGCCCGGTCTCCATTTCCTGTTGGGCGTGGGGAAGCGGTGAAGGTTGTCGGAAGCGAAGGCGTCTGGCTGGTTGTGCGTCCGCTGACGGTCAAGGATGGTTCGCCAGCGGGCAGACAGGAAGGGATTGCGAACGCGGCGCTGGCCGAGCAACGACATTTCCCCGGTGACGCCCCTGCGCCGGTCTGA
- a CDS encoding class I SAM-dependent methyltransferase, which produces MKSTTAIFWKSFVKHPRYTGAIAPSSQRLAQGMLARTDLRTARFVVELGPGTGAFTASILAALPPGAELLAIERNPELASFLRYRLPRARVVCDDAANLERHLANRPHPPAAIFCGLPLSWLPARERTRILDVVADALPPGSTFTLFQYVHAAPTPPGQQVRRALQARFQHVERFPVWWNLPPAYVVHCIK; this is translated from the coding sequence ATGAAGAGTACGACGGCCATTTTCTGGAAGTCTTTCGTCAAGCATCCGCGCTATACCGGCGCCATTGCCCCCAGTTCACAACGCCTGGCCCAAGGCATGCTCGCCAGAACCGACTTGCGGACCGCCCGCTTCGTCGTGGAGTTGGGACCCGGGACAGGGGCGTTTACCGCGTCCATTCTGGCCGCCCTGCCGCCCGGAGCCGAGCTGCTGGCCATCGAGCGCAATCCCGAACTGGCCAGCTTTTTGCGCTACCGCCTGCCACGTGCCCGCGTCGTGTGCGACGACGCCGCGAACCTGGAACGGCATCTGGCGAACCGCCCCCACCCACCAGCGGCAATTTTCTGTGGGCTGCCCCTGTCGTGGCTTCCGGCGCGCGAGCGCACGCGGATTCTCGACGTGGTCGCGGACGCGCTGCCGCCGGGAAGCACGTTCACGCTGTTTCAGTACGTCCACGCCGCGCCAACCCCACCGGGGCAGCAGGTTCGCCGGGCGCTTCAGGCACGCTTCCAGCACGTCGAGCGTTTCCCGGTCTGGTGGAACTTGCCGCCGGCCTATGTTGTACACTGCATCAAATGA
- a CDS encoding S-adenosyl-l-methionine hydroxide adenosyltransferase family protein: MSKRHLVTLLTDFGTMDHFVAAMKGVILDIHRDVDIVDISHDIPPHDVFAAAFVLNSAMSYFPRFTTHVAVVDPTVGSARRPILVMTDNYNFIGPDNGLFSYVYQTETVNRVIHITADYYFRQPVCPTFHGRDVFAPIAGYLAKGVDPRKMGEPITDYVRFDVPRPDVSDPKRLRGAILHIDRFGNCFTNFTKEHIQLAALRAGGRFLVIHPQDPAKSREVTKFVTHYAEAQPNELFALFSSTGYLEIAALKVPAARVLEARRGMEVQFVVP; this comes from the coding sequence ATGTCCAAGCGCCATCTGGTGACGCTCCTGACCGACTTTGGCACGATGGACCACTTCGTCGCGGCCATGAAAGGCGTCATTCTTGACATCCACCGGGACGTGGACATCGTGGACATTTCCCACGACATTCCGCCACACGATGTCTTCGCGGCAGCGTTCGTCCTCAACAGCGCCATGTCGTACTTCCCACGGTTTACCACGCACGTTGCCGTTGTGGACCCGACGGTTGGCTCGGCGCGGCGGCCGATTCTGGTGATGACCGACAACTACAACTTCATCGGCCCCGACAACGGACTGTTCAGTTACGTTTACCAGACGGAAACGGTCAACCGGGTCATCCATATCACCGCTGACTATTACTTCCGCCAGCCGGTGTGTCCAACCTTTCACGGGCGGGATGTCTTTGCGCCCATTGCCGGCTATCTGGCCAAGGGCGTGGACCCCCGGAAAATGGGCGAGCCGATTACGGACTACGTGCGTTTTGACGTGCCGCGCCCGGATGTCTCCGACCCGAAACGTCTGCGCGGTGCCATTCTGCATATTGACCGCTTTGGAAACTGCTTTACCAACTTCACCAAAGAGCACATTCAGTTGGCCGCCCTGCGCGCTGGCGGCCGGTTTCTCGTCATCCACCCGCAGGACCCGGCCAAGAGCCGCGAGGTGACGAAGTTCGTCACCCACTACGCCGAGGCCCAGCCCAATGAGTTGTTCGCCCTTTTTTCGAGCACCGGCTACCTTGAAATCGCAGCCCTGAAGGTCCCGGCGGCGCGCGTCCTTGAAGCCCGCCGGGGGATGGAAGTGCAGTTTGTTGTGCCGTAG
- the gatB gene encoding Asp-tRNA(Asn)/Glu-tRNA(Gln) amidotransferase subunit GatB: MTDLAKLLREKYEPVIGLEIHAQLKTRTKIFCPCPTDFGAEPNANTCPVCLGLPGALPVLNQLVVEKAALAAFALNLHINETSVFARKNYFYPDLPKGYQISQYDQPFSVSGYVEIPTSERDETGRPVEWRLKTFRIQRMHIEEDAGKSLHEGMPDSDTSSYVNLNRSGVPLVEIVSEPDFRSSWEAYDYVQYLRRALLYVDACDGNMEEGSLRCDANVSIRRRGSTTLGTRTETKNLNSFRFIQRAIDYEIARQIRVLEEGGHIVQETRLWNEREARTYTMRSKEEAHDYRYFPEPDLPPLVLTAETIAALRSRMPELPEPRRRRFAESYGLSFEDSSLMTTTREMADFFEACVEASGNARAAFNWIANELLARIPAEKLSLESSPISPAALAELIALVADGTLSTKLAKEVFERMLTTGKAAREIVQELGGGQVSDVGQIEAIAAEVIAANPKQAAEYRGGKTPLLAFFVGQVMKATKGKANPQVVNEVLKRLLDTP, translated from the coding sequence ATGACAGACCTTGCCAAGCTCCTGCGTGAAAAGTACGAGCCGGTCATCGGGTTGGAAATTCACGCGCAATTGAAGACCCGTACAAAAATTTTTTGTCCCTGCCCGACTGACTTTGGGGCGGAACCGAATGCCAACACCTGTCCGGTGTGTTTGGGGCTGCCCGGAGCGCTTCCGGTGCTCAATCAGTTGGTGGTGGAAAAGGCTGCGTTGGCTGCGTTTGCCCTCAATTTGCACATCAACGAAACTTCGGTTTTTGCGCGAAAAAATTACTTCTACCCGGACCTGCCCAAGGGCTATCAGATTTCCCAGTACGACCAGCCCTTTTCAGTTTCCGGGTACGTGGAAATCCCGACCAGCGAACGGGATGAAACCGGCCGTCCGGTGGAATGGCGCCTGAAGACGTTTCGCATCCAGCGGATGCACATCGAGGAAGACGCTGGCAAAAGCCTTCACGAAGGGATGCCGGATTCGGATACCTCATCTTATGTGAACCTCAACCGGAGCGGTGTGCCACTGGTGGAGATTGTCAGCGAGCCGGACTTCCGCAGCAGTTGGGAAGCCTACGACTATGTGCAGTACCTGCGGCGCGCCCTGCTGTATGTGGATGCCTGCGACGGCAACATGGAAGAAGGCAGCCTGCGCTGTGATGCCAATGTCTCCATCCGGCGGCGCGGCAGCACGACGCTCGGCACCCGTACGGAGACCAAAAACCTCAACTCGTTCCGGTTCATCCAGCGGGCGATTGACTACGAAATTGCCCGGCAGATACGGGTTCTCGAAGAAGGTGGGCACATCGTGCAGGAAACGCGCCTGTGGAATGAGCGTGAAGCCCGGACTTACACCATGCGGAGCAAGGAAGAGGCGCACGACTACCGCTACTTTCCCGAACCTGACTTGCCGCCGCTGGTCCTCACCGCCGAAACCATTGCGGCTTTGCGCAGTCGGATGCCGGAACTGCCCGAACCCCGCCGCCGGCGTTTTGCAGAAAGCTACGGGTTGTCGTTTGAAGATTCCTCGTTGATGACGACGACCCGCGAAATGGCCGATTTCTTTGAAGCCTGTGTCGAAGCCAGCGGCAACGCCCGCGCGGCTTTCAACTGGATTGCCAATGAGTTGCTGGCGCGCATCCCGGCTGAAAAGCTTTCCCTGGAAAGCTCGCCCATCAGCCCGGCGGCGTTGGCGGAACTCATCGCCCTGGTTGCCGACGGCACGCTCAGCACCAAGCTGGCCAAGGAAGTCTTCGAGCGGATGTTGACCACCGGCAAAGCGGCCCGGGAGATTGTCCAGGAACTGGGTGGCGGGCAGGTGTCGGATGTCGGGCAGATTGAAGCCATTGCCGCCGAGGTCATCGCCGCCAACCCGAAGCAGGCGGCTGAATACCGGGGCGGAAAAACACCCCTGCTGGCGTTTTTTGTGGGGCAGGTGATGAAGGCCACGAAGGGCAAAGCCAATCCCCAGGTGGTCAACGAAGTGCTCAAACGCCTGCTCGACACTCCATGA
- a CDS encoding response regulator, whose product MKRVLAADDDIGIRAVIKSTLGREFDVVTVENGRLALEMLERDPQFACLLLDLDMPEMDGSETYRRLRQIPALSDLPVIILTGNTSVKTEVDALQAGVVTYFRKPFSPSQLLSIVKAATRNRP is encoded by the coding sequence ATGAAACGGGTTTTGGCTGCCGACGACGACATCGGGATTCGGGCCGTCATCAAGAGCACGCTGGGGCGTGAATTCGACGTGGTGACGGTGGAAAACGGGCGGTTGGCGCTCGAAATGCTGGAGCGCGATCCCCAGTTTGCCTGCCTTCTGCTTGACCTCGACATGCCTGAAATGGATGGCAGTGAGACCTATCGCCGGCTGCGGCAGATACCGGCACTGTCTGATTTGCCGGTCATCATTCTCACCGGAAACACGAGCGTGAAAACTGAAGTGGATGCTTTGCAGGCTGGCGTCGTCACCTACTTCCGCAAGCCCTTTTCGCCGTCGCAGCTTCTTTCGATTGTCAAGGCGGCGACCCGCAATCGTCCGTAA
- a CDS encoding rhomboid family intramembrane serine protease has protein sequence MAATTVVVIVRALVPVPFFFLPEAVLQGAVWQFFTATITPLTPFGWLIGLLVLYLFGNVVERMLGTGRFLALCFLGGAAAYLGTFLMALVVRQFLPSPVPSFVFAASSATLFSLMVGVFAARLWNTPTFFNFVLLRGRTIFYVSAAIDIVFLLYGYPDSVSALWALGIGFLTIRGGEVAPLRATWEWVTGPWRRWRIRRKYKNFRVVEAEMQRMWDELEERMNREDRGARRPGGHP, from the coding sequence ATGGCAGCAACGACCGTGGTGGTCATTGTGCGGGCGCTCGTGCCGGTGCCGTTTTTCTTTTTGCCGGAAGCAGTTCTCCAGGGTGCGGTCTGGCAGTTTTTCACGGCGACGATTACCCCGCTGACGCCGTTCGGGTGGTTGATCGGGCTGCTTGTGCTTTACCTTTTCGGCAACGTTGTGGAGCGCATGCTCGGCACGGGGCGGTTTTTGGCGCTGTGCTTCCTGGGCGGGGCGGCCGCCTACCTGGGCACCTTTCTGATGGCGCTGGTGGTACGCCAGTTCCTGCCTTCGCCGGTTCCCTCGTTTGTTTTTGCCGCGAGTTCCGCCACGCTGTTTTCCCTGATGGTGGGCGTCTTTGCTGCGCGCCTGTGGAACACCCCGACGTTTTTCAATTTCGTGCTGTTGCGCGGGCGCACGATTTTCTATGTTTCAGCGGCGATAGACATCGTCTTTCTGCTGTATGGCTACCCGGATTCCGTTTCAGCCCTGTGGGCCCTGGGGATTGGTTTTCTGACCATCCGGGGCGGGGAAGTGGCGCCACTGCGGGCGACCTGGGAGTGGGTGACGGGACCCTGGCGGCGCTGGCGTATCCGGCGCAAGTACAAGAACTTCCGCGTCGTCGAGGCCGAAATGCAGCGCATGTGGGACGAACTCGAAGAGCGTATGAACCGTGAAGACCGGGGGGCGCGGCGTCCAGGGGGACACCCATGA
- a CDS encoding 3-hydroxyanthranilate 3,4-dioxygenase: MLTTINLHQWIADHRHLLRPPVGNAQIWKDREFMVTVVGGPNQRKDYHIDPGEEFFYQLEGDMTLRLIENGEFRDLPIREGEIFLLPPLVPHSPQRGPNTLGLVIERIRRPDEQDRFEWYCDRCGQRLHEVALHVTDLTTQLKPLFDAFWADERARTCTACGHVLQP; encoded by the coding sequence ATGCTGACCACAATCAATCTGCACCAATGGATTGCAGACCACCGGCATCTTCTCCGCCCACCGGTGGGGAATGCGCAGATATGGAAAGACCGGGAATTTATGGTGACAGTCGTGGGCGGCCCCAACCAGCGCAAGGACTACCACATTGATCCCGGTGAAGAGTTCTTCTACCAACTCGAAGGCGACATGACCCTGCGCCTGATTGAAAACGGGGAGTTTCGGGATTTGCCCATCCGCGAAGGTGAAATCTTTTTGCTCCCGCCACTGGTGCCGCATTCCCCCCAGCGCGGCCCGAACACCCTGGGGTTGGTCATCGAGCGAATCCGGCGACCCGACGAACAGGACCGTTTTGAATGGTACTGCGATCGCTGTGGGCAGCGGTTGCACGAAGTCGCCCTCCACGTCACCGACCTCACAACCCAACTCAAGCCGCTGTTCGATGCGTTCTGGGCTGATGAGCGCGCCCGCACCTGTACGGCCTGCGGCCACGTGCTCCAGCCATGA